One genomic region from Antedon mediterranea chromosome 3, ecAntMedi1.1, whole genome shotgun sequence encodes:
- the LOC140044353 gene encoding uncharacterized protein, whose translation MKKHNQRSRNLNGTFCKPDNSSPSLNSQFEVKNSAIDDIYVCKVKKIKKAVNEINESINEVIPNQLEKLAHKVIHKSLKKNKEITLNTNGRPLKVTVIPNATKSSNDVSQRTVKRRTSEVQRLRKAVSVGGELRQLSDEVSHLPSKPPNQDVDDSLAMKVDCGLGWQQIRKLRRYFLPGFISSERQMQGRQEELTLDFIDEKMIPLVFKCDGANGKDGFLEKMAPVVVVKNIHDFLFTHLEKHEELHNIKPKDGEILIKFGGDKGGGSTKFELQICSIDKPNALHNILVVLMFNAPDYTTNLSRTLPLISKQITDLNGQEWRGYKLRVFFFGDYDFLVRIYGLYSPNGRYCCLFCTSTKDDINKGIKREPRCLQNMSEDYAKFIDSGSKEDKSKDVSRNIVRAPMVNVDIDHVSIPCLHISLGVFKKLYDLLECEAHEMDKQLYKFRQHNPSAESRNNFELCIAQSALKLEASKKQIAILEDEIVTIEDNMTIAQLGQSASAISSKTQKIKELKETIEKDQLKHGMGPIACSMDLVLKENRVDRRAYHGKAFNGNHVHKCCKINIIAKLMDKFKETLESQSMDIPIKHAQALTIQAKGIDAKFTPLFHKFSAVEQKINHTRPVTDYEINEIDNDIKDFFIEYRKYGYNISPKLHMLEVHVVPTLRRWHVGLGLLSEQGGEQIHAAFNRQSRNVHGVNSEGKKMKSIMKNHMVYTVPEIHHRIVPPKKRKHSTEE comes from the exons ATGAAGAAACATAATCAGCGATCACGAAATCTTAATGGTACATTTTGTAAGCCTGACAATTCATCACCTTCATTAAACAGTCAATTTGAAGTAAAAAACAGTGCTATTGATGATATTTATGTCTGTAAA gttaaaaaaattaaaaaagcaGTAAATGAGATCAACGAATCAATCAATGAAGTGATACCTAATCAACTTGAAAAATTAGCTCATAAAGTAATTCACAAGTCTCTGAAGAAAAACAAGGAAATTACTTTAAACACAAATGGCAGG CCATTGAAAGTTACTGTTATTCCTAATGCAACAAAGTCAAGCAATGATGTGAGTCAACGAACTGTAAAGCGAAGAACATCAGAGGTTCAGCGACTGAGGAAAGCAGTATCTGTAGGTGGGGAATTAAGACAGTTATCCGATGAAGTGAGTCACCTTCCTTCCAAACCTCCAAATCAAGATGTAGATGATAGCTTGGCGATGAAAGTTGACTGTGGTCTTGGTTGGCAACAAATTAGAAAGCTAAGAAG GTATTTTTTACCTGGGTTTATATCGTCAGAAAGACAAATGCAAGGTCGACAAGAAGAATTAACTCTTGATTTTATCGATGAAAAGATGATTCCCCTGGTTTTTAAATGTGATGGTGCAAATGGTAAAGATGGGTTTTTAGAGAAGATGGCTCCTGTAGTAGTAGTGAAAAATATCCATGACTTTTTATTTACACACCTGGAAAAACATGAAGA ATTGCACAACATCAAACCAAAGGATGGGGAGATCCTGATCAAATTTGGTGGCGATAAAGGTGGCGGGTCCACAAAATTTGAGTTACAAATTTGCAGCATTGACAAACCCAACGCCTTGCACAACATCCTTGTCGTGCTGATGTTTAATGCACCAGACTACACCACTAATTTATCTAGAACACTCCCACTCATCAGCAAACAAATCACAGATTTGAATGGACAAGAGTGGAG agGTTATAAACTGCGGGTCTTCTTTTTTGGAGATTATGATTTTCTAGTCCGAATATATGGGCTATATTCACCTAATG GAAGATACTGTTGTTTGTTTTGCACATCAACAAAAGATGACATAAACAAGGGAATTAAAAGGGAACCGAGATGTCTACAGAATATGTCTGAAGATTATGCCAAATTTATTGACTCTGGGTCAAAAGAGGACAAAAGTAAGGATGTTTCTAGAAACATTGTACGGGCGCCAATGGTTAATGTAGATATTGACCAT GTATCAATACCATGTCTTCACATTTCACTTGgagtttttaaaaaactttatgATTTGCTGGAATGTGAAGCCCATGAGATGGACAAACAACTCTATAAGTTCAG ACAACATAATCCATCAGCAGAGAGCAGAAACAATTTTGAGCTCTGCATTGCTCAAAGTGCCTTAAAACTAGAAGCAAGCAAAAAACAAATTGCGATACTAGAAGATGAAATAGTTACTATCGAGGACAATATGACTATTGCCCAGCTGGGACAGTCTGCCAGTGCCATTTCATCAAAGACTCAGAAAATTAAAGAACTC AAAGAAACAATAGAGAAAGATCAACTAAAACATGGTATGGGGCCCATTGCATGTTCAATGGATTTGGTGCTGAAAGAAAATCGAGTAGACCGAAGAGCATACCACGGCAAGGCTTTCAATGGCAATCACGTCCATAAATGTTGTAAG atAAACATCATTGCAAAACTTATGGATAAATTCAAAGAAACACTTGAGAGTCAGAGTATGGATATACCAATCAAACATGCACAAGCATTGACAATTCAGGCAAAGGGAATTGATGCCAAATTCACTCCACTTTTCCATAAATTTTCGGCAGTGGAACAAAAAATTAATCATACCCGGCCAGTTACCGactatgaaataaatgaaattg aCAACGACATCAAGGATTTTTTTATAGAGTACAGGAAATATGGTTATAACATCTCACCTAAACTGCACATGTTGGAGGTGCATGTTGTACCAACCCTTCGAAGATGGCATGTTGGACTAGGCTTGCTCAGTGAGCAAGGTGGCGAGCAAATTCATGCAGCATTCAATCGACAGAGCCGCAACGTCCATGGCGTCAATTCAGAAGGCAAGAAAATGAAATCCATAATGAAAAATCACATGGTGTACACAGTCCCCGAAATCCATCACAGAATAGTTCCacctaaaaaaagaaaacaca GTACTGAAGAATGA